The segment TAACGAAAGCGAGGTACAGCACGGATGGCGGCTACTATGATGATGCCATTCGCGTGTTGAAATCAATAAAAAAAGAAGAGTTGATCTCAACCCGCGAGCAGTCAGAATATTATTACCGGTTTGCCCGATTGTACCATAAGTCAAATCAATACCAGGAAGCTAAACAGTTTTACTTACAAACCATTGACTTGAACGGAACTGAAAATTGGTACTTTGCACCCAATGCCTGCTTACAATTGGGCTATATTCTACGGGATGAGGGCCGCAACGAAGAGGCTCAGAAATATTTCAACAAAGCCATAAGTTATAAGAAGCACGCCTACAAAAACAGCATCGATAGCAAAGCAAAATCGGCACTGGCTCAGCTTAAAAAATCAACATAAACTATACTACCGAAAGCGCTTTCTTCAACTGGGCTAAATGGGCGGTGTCGTTGTACCGTTCAACCGAAAACATCGATCCGGTATAGTTCAATACATACAAGCACGTATTTTCATGCTCAAACATATCCATGCTCCTTAATGGATAACGCAACAGGTGGCAAAGCAATATCCGAATGGCGCGGCCATGCATGCAAATAAGAATAGTCTGTTCATCTTTCTGTTGCATGATATGATCAACAGCAGGCTTCATTCGCTTCACTACATCATCAGGGCTCTCACCACCCTCAATGCGAAGGTGTGTTTCACCCTTCTGCCATTGACTAAGCATGTAATGGTAGTAGGCATCTTCTTCCGGTGTAATAGGCTGCCCTTCTTTCTTCCCCCACGATATTTCGTTCAACCCGGCAAGGCGTTCATGCGGGATGCCCGATTGTATGAAATAGTCGACTGATTCAATGGTGCGCTTCAGGACGGAGGTATATACTTTATCGAATAGGATATGCTTATACGAATCGTAAAACGCCTTTGCCTGTGCCCTGCCAAAGTCGTTCAAACTGCTATCAACCCCACTGCCTTGCACAATGCCCCGCAGGTTAAAATCGGTCTGTCCGTGGCGAACAATGTATATTTTTTTCGTGTTCAATTTGTACCTATTTTGGCCTTGTTTTGAGGCAAGAACCCTAAAAACTGCCGCAAAAATAGAAAAAGAATTCACTTACCACTTTCGACTATTTCGAATGCCCTTATTTAACCCTGACGTAACACTTGAAGCCCTGAATACGATGTCGGTTAATACCATGGTTGAACATCTCGGTATCGTGTTTACGGAAATCGGTGATGGATACATATCAGCCACCATGCCGGTTGATCACCGCACCCATCAACCTTACGGTTTACTTCATGGCGGTGCTTCCGTGGCATTAGCTGAAACGTTGGGCAGTGTTGCCGCACATTGTTGTATCGATACTGCAATTCAATACTGTGTAGGCTTGGATATAAATGCCAACCACCTTAAAGCAATTAAGGCTGGAGTAGTTACCGGGACCACAAGGCCAATACACATTGGTAAACGGGCCCACGTTTGGGAAATCCGGATCACCAATGAAAAAGAAGAATTGATTTGCATAAGCCGCATCACGATGGCGGTTATTGATAAGCGTTAACCATGGACCAAGCTCAAGTA is part of the Cyclobacteriaceae bacterium genome and harbors:
- a CDS encoding histidine phosphatase family protein, giving the protein MNTKKIYIVRHGQTDFNLRGIVQGSGVDSSLNDFGRAQAKAFYDSYKHILFDKVYTSVLKRTIESVDYFIQSGIPHERLAGLNEISWGKKEGQPITPEEDAYYHYMLSQWQKGETHLRIEGGESPDDVVKRMKPAVDHIMQQKDEQTILICMHGRAIRILLCHLLRYPLRSMDMFEHENTCLYVLNYTGSMFSVERYNDTAHLAQLKKALSVV
- a CDS encoding hotdog fold thioesterase; this translates as MPLFNPDVTLEALNTMSVNTMVEHLGIVFTEIGDGYISATMPVDHRTHQPYGLLHGGASVALAETLGSVAAHCCIDTAIQYCVGLDINANHLKAIKAGVVTGTTRPIHIGKRAHVWEIRITNEKEELICISRITMAVIDKR